CCCAACTCATGGCTGTGGTAAAGTTCTGTTTTTTGATGTAATAGTACCTGGAAAGGAGCTGGGATATTACCGGATCTTTTCTGTAGCACTTTGCTGCATTCTGTAGAATAATTTCTTCCATCCCTGGGGTCTCCTTCATTATTTCCTGGATAAGAGGTGAAAAAAGTGAGTCTTCAAACTGAGCTGAATATTGCCTCTTAACTAACATGTTGTGAACATCCTGCATTAATTTTTGTTTTCCCAGAGCATACTCATAAAATAAGTCTGTTGTGAGCAGAAGGTTAGTGATGTCTGCTTTTGTCACCCTATGAGAAGCTGAAAGCACTTTCAAACAGTGTTGAGCAATACTTGGGTGAATCACTGACACACCTTCGAAGCTAATtttggaattgactgtgcatctTGTCAAAAGATTGGAAAACCTCTCAAATCCATCTTCGACCTTGCAGAGTTCAAAATTGGCTTTTGTTTGCAGACCAAGAAACTCTTCACATGTAGAGACTGAAAGCAATGCATTCTTGCAGTAGACATGCAAGAGGACAAGAACAGCAAAAAGTTGAGCATGTTTGTCTTGGAAGTTGAAACCCTTCAGTGTATTTTTCACAACACCCTGAATATACTTAGGTGAAAAGTTATTCTTCAGAATCATAAAcccataaaatgttttaatgtttgtgttggtCCGTTTAAAATACTTTAGTTTTTCCTCAAATCGTTCTTGTTCCTTCTCTGATAAATTGTTTCCGATGAAAACTGCATCATCAGTCTGTTCACTGGATTCAGCTCTCATACAGTTGACAATTATGACCTGTGGAGactttgaaaaaatgttttgcttCAGACACTCATCCTCAATTTGAAGTTGGAGTTTTTTTACATCGCAAATGTCTTGGAAGTCATCGATCATGAGCAAAACAGGAAGTCGTGTAGGTTGCTCTTTTGTCTCATATGTCAGTAGCTGCACTACCTGTTTTGCTATTTCAGTATGATCATCTGTTGTGTCCTTCAGCACTGCACAGCGGAATTTCTCCCTGAGTGTCCACAGAACATGCATGGCTAATGTAGTGCCACCGCAGCCTGGAAGATGCAATATGTTGAAAAACTCACAGACTCTCTTCCGATTGCATATGTCTGGAATAACAAATTTGATGATGTAGTCGAATTTGTCTCGTTTGATGAATGGCATTGACCCGGGTTGTTCTGAGAAGTAGAAGTTCCACCAAGACACCTTCCCTCCCTTGTAAAATTTCTCCTCATGTTGTTGTTTGTCCTCATTTCCTCCATCACACTGGTTCACACAAAGAATACTCAGCATATCTAAGGATGCATCCGTTTTCTTTGACAGCACAACACTACTGCCACCACCACAAGGCAGAAAGCGGCTTGATTTGCGATTCTCTGACCACAGACTGAGCACGGTTCCATTGACTTCAGCAAAACTCAGCTCATAAATGCATCTTGTTGAAATGTCAACTCCATATCGGCCTTCAATAAGTTGTTTCCAGTAGGTGTATGATGTCTTATTGTCACTGATACACAAGATTTGGTTTCCTCCCTTGAGCTCCTGTAAAAACATACTGAAGGTCTCAAGCAAAGGGTCTTTTCCATCACTCACCTGACTTAATAGCAAGAAAATGGTAAGAAATTTCTTGTGAGGCAGCACATCTTTTCGGCACAGGAAAGAAACAACATCACGCACAGAGGATCCTTTCTCAGTCAACCAGCGATCAGAATCAGAGGGGCTTTCCTCATTGGTGCCTCCATTACAGAAAACCCAGCTTGTATTTCTGGTCAGCTTTAACTTGTTTGCTATGTCTTCAACTGCACCTGTGATTTTAAACTGAGCTGGTAAATGAACATTGATTTTTCTCTCTTCAAACAGCTTATTCAAGCCCTTCTCAGCAGATTCTGGATCAAAATCTAAAACAGCTACTGGATCCATGTGAAGAAGGAAACGCAAGTTTTCCAACTGGACAGGATGAGACTTGTTAGCCACCACAATGTACCATGCAAAGTGTGACCTGTCCAAAGATTGGGTCCCTCCTGTTATCATCTCGCAAAGTTTAAGGCCTTGCACACTGATTATGACAGTAGAGAGATGCTTTTCTTCAGCGCCCTTCCTCAACTGGGACAAATGTGGCATGTCTTTGATATATTTCTCATACTCCTTTGAGGAACAAGATGTAATCAGAttcttgctgctgctgctgtctcttatAAAGAAAGACTTTCCATCATTCTTCttccctgttgctttggcctCTTGCATCTTGTCTTTATTTTTGagttgcttgatatttttgtctaCTTCATATgtgttaaaataaatttcttcACATATTATAGAGGATGGCTCTATGTCTACCTCAATAACACATTTTCCTGTGGATGTCATGTCAGCTTTGAGAACTTCAACAAAACGCGGGGGTTTTATACACCTCTTTGCCACTTGAACAGATCTTTccaatttgaaatgtttttcaatTGCATGTGATTGCTGTACATCAAAATCATCAGTTGTCGGGTCATGAATACCCAGAATTTGTCCATGTGGGTCATCTGCCACTCCAAAATGAATGGTGCCATTTGTGCGGCTGTTCATGCAAGCTGCTGCAAATCGAATGACTTCATATGTGTATTTTTTCATTCTGTCCTCTTCTGTTGTGTTTACAAAGGCTTTGAATTCATGGCATGGTTGTATGAGGTCTTTAGGACCAGTT
The sequence above is a segment of the Carassius carassius chromosome 9, fCarCar2.1, whole genome shotgun sequence genome. Coding sequences within it:
- the LOC132149631 gene encoding sterile alpha motif domain-containing protein 9-like — protein: MEASSHSEKKKGQTAVSSKRPVDINDWNKDHVRQWILEIKVDEEDAEIFYNQRINGASLLLLEETDLSSIQSLSLNAKKLIIHNIDLLKQKTQQQNDMVTQACSLKPYPFSRFNAAHRYRENSILDVTETGPKDLIQPCHEFKAFVNTTEEDRMKKYTYEVIRFAAACMNSRTNGTIHFGVADDPHGQILGIHDPTTDDFDVQQSHAIEKHFKLERSVQVAKRCIKPPRFVEVLKADMTSTGKCVIEVDIEPSSIICEEIYFNTYEVDKNIKQLKNKDKMQEAKATGKKNDGKSFFIRDSSSSKNLITSCSSKEYEKYIKDMPHLSQLRKGAEEKHLSTVIISVQGLKLCEMITGGTQSLDRSHFAWYIVVANKSHPVQLENLRFLLHMDPVAVLDFDPESAEKGLNKLFEERKINVHLPAQFKITGAVEDIANKLKLTRNTSWVFCNGGTNEESPSDSDRWLTEKGSSVRDVVSFLCRKDVLPHKKFLTIFLLLSQVSDGKDPLLETFSMFLQELKGGNQILCISDNKTSYTYWKQLIEGRYGVDISTRCIYELSFAEVNGTVLSLWSENRKSSRFLPCGGGSSVVLSKKTDASLDMLSILCVNQCDGGNEDKQQHEEKFYKGGKVSWWNFYFSEQPGSMPFIKRDKFDYIIKFVIPDICNRKRVCEFFNILHLPGCGGTTLAMHVLWTLREKFRCAVLKDTTDDHTEIAKQVVQLLTYETKEQPTRLPVLLMIDDFQDICDVKKLQLQIEDECLKQNIFSKSPQVIIVNCMRAESSEQTDDAVFIGNNLSEKEQERFEEKLKYFKRTNTNIKTFYGFMILKNNFSPKYIQGVVKNTLKGFNFQDKHAQLFAVLVLLHVYCKNALLSVSTCEEFLGLQTKANFELCKVEDGFERFSNLLTRCTVNSKISFEGVSVIHPSIAQHCLKVLSASHRVTKADITNLLLTTDLFYEYALGKQKLMQDVHNMLVKRQYSAQFEDSLFSPLIQEIMKETPGMEEIILQNAAKCYRKDPVISQLLSRYYYIKKQNFTTAMSWAKKAKGLSKDNSYICDTVSQVHVRKLKQAVRKDKDDLIKPDSLEEYLTLAKSAAEACNETQQTANKEAMTRLQRLKDYNTYNTAGHLGELQTAAVVIKMLQKTPLFNCLGQVLSGKITFEDLPRKNPELKQYYHVLQKHKSYLLQLKGTMKNHFYFLDKYFVNLVPFFAEKDKQKELTKPKVSRYFQQYADLFCNIHWSELVTNERMNLMVKIEQTRQCLERNKGDSYTSLLEYLYEKDSASALEEIIQQYDFILKLKKEARHLMDTVNFIYANVILANIKPESQYIRPYQDLCNLLLQIISHPTPFSEILPLHYITVLLLRQEEDCGLPTFVSQMKLSYLKDLRPVSNGKRAAVHFYLGKDNGYGGLISHRDINNCLGSGQNISTKWDDEKIWKQVRDCEKLYRASGKICSGFICVADVKVEPMFRSQLRNESGTRVSFFIGFSMNGPVALDIDFES